From the Pseudomonas sp. VD-NE ins genome, the window TTTTGAACGATAACGCGATTACAAACTGATCGCCGTCGCCTCAAACTTCACCCGCGGATGTGCAATCCGATCCTGCGCCCGCACCAGCTGCAACTCATAACTGGCGCACGCCTGAGTCTCCAGCAGCACTTCATGCACCGCCGCCGCCGTGAATTCGAACGCCGCCACCAGACTGTCGCCCAACAGTACCCGCGCCAGGAACAGGCCGGACGTCAGATCGCCAACGCCCACCGGCTGACGCGGAAACGCCAGCAGCGGGCGGCGCAGATGCCAGCTGCCTTCGGCCGTTACCAGTAGCATTTCAAAGCCATCGGCCGGTTTGCCCGGATAATCCAGATGCTTGACCAGCACCGCTTTCGGCCCACGCGCCAGCAGCGCCCGCGCCATCGCCAGGCAATCGAACAGCGACTGCGGCTTGCGCCCGGAGAAGCTGTCCAGCTCCAACTGGTTCGGACACATGATGTCCGCCACGGCCGCCGCCTCTTCCAGCAGGAAGTCGCTGACCTCGGTCGGCACACTGCAGCCCTTCTCTGGATGGCCCATCACCGGATCACACAGATACAGCGCCTTCGGATTGACCGATTTGATGCGCTCGACACCGCTAAGAATCGCCCGGCCCTGCGCCGCGCTGCCGAGGTAACCGGACAGTACTGCGTCGCAGTTGCCCAGCTCGCCAATGGCCGCGATGCCTTCGACCAGCTCGGGAATCTGCTGCGGCGCCAGCACTTCGCCGGCCCACTGGCCGTACTGGGTGTGGTTGGAAAACTGCACCGTATTGAGCGGCCAGACATTGACCCCGACCCGCTGCATCGGAAAAACCGCGGCGCTGTTGCCGGCGTGGCCGAACACCACGTGGGACTGAATGGCGAGCAGATGAGGCGTACGTTTCATTCGGGTCATTCCGTAAAACGATTGAAATTCAAGCCGCGCAGTATGCGACGAAACGCAGCCTGTACGACAGACCGGCGACGCAGTTAAGCTGACGCTATCTTTTGGAGTTCGATGTTGATGCTGACCCTGGAAAACATCTTCGTGCTGATACTGTTTGCCGCTGCTGGCGCCTGGCTGTGGCACAACCACGGCTTGCGCGAACGCGCGCTGGAGCGGGTCAAGCAGCATTGCCTGAACGTGCGGGTCGAGCTACTCGACGGCAACGTTGCATTAAAGAAGATCGGTTTCATCAAGGACGCCAACGGTCGCCGACGACTGGCGCGGGTGTACAACTTCGAATTCACCGTGACCGGCGAAACCCGGCATAACGGCACCATTACCCAGTTTGGCGCACACAGCGCGCAAATCGAACTGGCGCCCTACCCGGCACCGTACGACGACACGCCACCGGTGGTTGAAGTGCACAAGCCCCGGGCGGAAGTGATCGAGTTGAGCCAGTGGCGGCAGGAACATACGAAGTGGAAGCCTTAAAGATCAAAAGATCGCAGCCTTCGGCAGCTCCTACAGGGAACCGCATGTAGGAGCTGCCGAAGGCTGCGATCTTTTGATCTAACTGTCCCGACACCCCGACAAACCCTGCTGCAGCTTTTCAATGTTTTGCGGATCGACGAAGATCAGCTCGATTCGCGAATCTTTTCGCCATTCGCTGGCTTGCCAGATCAGTTCGGCATTATTCAAAGCGTTCGCGGACACCCAGCCCTCCGAGCTATGGATAACCAGTTTCGCCCGCTGCCAATTGAGGCTGGCTAGCCAGTCAGCCATGCGCCGCTTGTCGAACGTCTGCCCCGGATGCCAGCGCCAACCAATACTCCAGCCCCCCTCCTGCGCCTGACTCAGGCAAATCGGCAGCGTCGGATCAGTCCAGACGGCCGGCATTTGTCCTGATCCCTTGGGTACGGCCAGGTTATCCACACCGTTGACTGCTTTTGCGGTCAGACCCGGCAGTTCGCTCAGGCTCAATCGCGCCTCTCGAGTCCAGACCAACGGCACTGCCGGCAACTGGCTGGCAATTTTTTCCCTGGCCCTGTCATCAAGGTTTTCAGCCTTGTTCAACAACAGCAGACCAGCGGTTTCCAAGGCTTCCTGTTGCGCTGCCGGCAAGGTTTTCCCCGCTTCAAGCGCCTGAGCATCCAGCACCAGCACACACGGTTGCACCGCCAGCACACCCCGCCACGGCGCCTCATGTAACTGTTCAATCAGCTGCGCCGGATGCCCCAGCCCGGAGGGTTCGATGAACAATCGATCCGGCTTCGCCTTGCGCAACAACCGCCCAAGACCAATCTGAAAAGGCGCGCCATTGACGCAACACAGGCAGCCGCCGGCCACTTCGCCCAGTGCGATACCATCGGCGTCACTCGTCAGCAGTGCGGCATCGAGACCGACCTGACCGAACTCGTTGATCAGCACCGCCCAACGCTCACCTTCCGGCCGCTGGGCCATGAGCTGGCGGATCAGGCTGGTCTTGCCGGCGCCCAAAGGGCCAGCAATGACATGGGTAGGAATGTTCTGCAACATGGCCGGAAGCTTTCTTGGGAGATTCAAAGATGCGTTGGATGGGATGGTCGTTGCTGTTGACGCTGCTGTCGAGCGAAGCGTGGGCTCAGGCCTGCGTGGTGCACAGTCAAGGTGAGCGGCTCGACGTCAAAGTCTGTCAGCAGAACCGCAATATTCCTGAAAAACTGTTCAACGACGGCTTCTGTCAGCCAACGCTGGCCGGGCAAAAAGTCGAGGTGCAATACGTCGATCAATGCCCGAGCGGTGCGTTTGGCGTGTGCAGCAACGCGCAAGTCGCCAATATGCCTTATCGCCAGGATATCCACTATTACGGCGTCGCCACGGATGCCGCGTATCTGAAGCCGTACTGCGAAGGCCAGAGTCAGGGTTCGTGGCTCCAGCGTTGAGGCATTAGCCAAGCCAGTCGAGAGTCAGGATCAAACGGCGCTGGTCGGCGGCAGGTTGCGGCGAGCGGTGAATCAGGCCGAAGCCTTCATTGCCATGCCATTTCTCGCCTTTCAACAGCGCCACGTCGCCGCTGTCGAGTTGCTGGATTTGCACGTGGGGCTCGGCGTTGGCCTGCCCCAGTTGACTGCGATCCATCGCACCTTCCTTGAGCCATTGGCTGCCAACGCCCGCATAAGTCGTGATCAGGCGCACCGGGACGTGATCGACATGGAAGCGTGGACACATGGCTTTATCGAGCACCCGCAGGCGCACACCTACCCGCTTTGCTCCCAGTAAGCAGACGAACGCGCTGACCAGCCATTTCAGGTCGGCGATAAAGCCCTCGTAGCCTTCCAGATCACGGAAGCCTGAAGCCACACCGGTGAGATCTGGCTCGGCGTCCTCATCCGGCAACTCGAGGCACAACGAGTCCGCCAAGGGTTCATTGAGCGACAGCAGCAGGTGGGCGAAATCGCTGATGTGCAACGGCAGTTGGCGTTGCCAGACGGCGAGGTTGGTGTCGTCTTCGAGGATTCGCGTCAACGCCTTCGGTGTCGGACCTTGATGCTGATGGCGCGTACGGTTCTGCAGCAGCTTTAGCGCGAGCATCAGGCAGCCTCCTCGTGCCAAGGGCCGAACGGGTCTGGCAACAATCGCCAGCCTTTGACACCGAGCGCCATTTCTTCATCGGTGAGCAGGCAGGCATCCAACTCGGCTGAGAGCTGCAGGAAATCGATGTTCTGACCAATAAACACCAGTTCCTGGCGGCAGTCTCCTACGCTCGGCGTCCAGTTTTCCATGATGGCGGCGGTGCTTTCCTGATCTTGTGGCCA encodes:
- the pdxY gene encoding pyridoxal kinase PdxY — its product is MKRTPHLLAIQSHVVFGHAGNSAAVFPMQRVGVNVWPLNTVQFSNHTQYGQWAGEVLAPQQIPELVEGIAAIGELGNCDAVLSGYLGSAAQGRAILSGVERIKSVNPKALYLCDPVMGHPEKGCSVPTEVSDFLLEEAAAVADIMCPNQLELDSFSGRKPQSLFDCLAMARALLARGPKAVLVKHLDYPGKPADGFEMLLVTAEGSWHLRRPLLAFPRQPVGVGDLTSGLFLARVLLGDSLVAAFEFTAAAVHEVLLETQACASYELQLVRAQDRIAHPRVKFEATAISL
- a CDS encoding DUF3301 domain-containing protein, whose translation is MLTLENIFVLILFAAAGAWLWHNHGLRERALERVKQHCLNVRVELLDGNVALKKIGFIKDANGRRRLARVYNFEFTVTGETRHNGTITQFGAHSAQIELAPYPAPYDDTPPVVEVHKPRAEVIELSQWRQEHTKWKP
- a CDS encoding CobW-like GTP-binding protein, whose translation is MLQNIPTHVIAGPLGAGKTSLIRQLMAQRPEGERWAVLINEFGQVGLDAALLTSDADGIALGEVAGGCLCCVNGAPFQIGLGRLLRKAKPDRLFIEPSGLGHPAQLIEQLHEAPWRGVLAVQPCVLVLDAQALEAGKTLPAAQQEALETAGLLLLNKAENLDDRAREKIASQLPAVPLVWTREARLSLSELPGLTAKAVNGVDNLAVPKGSGQMPAVWTDPTLPICLSQAQEGGWSIGWRWHPGQTFDKRRMADWLASLNWQRAKLVIHSSEGWVSANALNNAELIWQASEWRKDSRIELIFVDPQNIEKLQQGLSGCRDS
- a CDS encoding DUF1826 domain-containing protein — encoded protein: MLALKLLQNRTRHQHQGPTPKALTRILEDDTNLAVWQRQLPLHISDFAHLLLSLNEPLADSLCLELPDEDAEPDLTGVASGFRDLEGYEGFIADLKWLVSAFVCLLGAKRVGVRLRVLDKAMCPRFHVDHVPVRLITTYAGVGSQWLKEGAMDRSQLGQANAEPHVQIQQLDSGDVALLKGEKWHGNEGFGLIHRSPQPAADQRRLILTLDWLG